A genomic window from Glycine soja cultivar W05 chromosome 10, ASM419377v2, whole genome shotgun sequence includes:
- the LOC114370357 gene encoding putative HVA22-like protein g, translating to MLGVFINRILILVLGYAYPGFECYKTVEKNRVDIEELRFWCKYWIIVALFTVLEKFTDIFVGWVPMYGEMKLVLFVYLWYPKTKGTGYVYETLLRPYVSKHENEIDRTILEWKARGWDYVIFYWQYCAKFGQTAFVQALQHLASQSTRFSANPTTQKNDMQGQSAPPQAAPTQAQASFMKQSSTLSKSKWPPSPPNATTETVEVHHVSQTEYVDEEDEEPCQPEPVTIIDGQDQSVSVKDRINRARARLRRLDSQQQQSPRTPRTLPSPHRQQM from the exons ATGTTGGGGGTTTTCATTAATCGAATCCTTAT TCTCGTTCTGGGGTATGCATACCCTGGATTCGAATGCTATAAAACAGTGGAGAAAAATAGGGTTGATATTGAGGAACTTCGCTTCTGGTGTAAATACTG GATCATTGTGGCACTTTTCACTGTACTTGAAAAGTTCACAGATATATTTGTTGGATG GGTGCCAATGTATGGAGAGATGAAGCTGGTGCTTTTTGTTTACTTGTGGTATCCCAAAACTAAA GGCACGGGATATGTTTACGAGACTCTATTGAGGCCTTACGTATCAAAGCATGAAAATGAGATTGACAGAACAATACTTGAGTGGAAGGCTAGAGGATGGGATTACGTCATATTTTACTGGCAGTATTGTGCCAAATTTGGACAAACTGCATTTGTTCAGGCTCTTCAGCACTTGGCTTCTCAATCTACTAGATTTTCTGCCAACCCGACTACACAG AAGAACGACATGCAAGGTCAAAGTGCCCCACCACAAGCGGCTCCAACCCAGGCCCAAGCCTCCTTCATGAAGCAAAGCAGCACCCTAAGCAAGAGCAAGTGGCCTCCAAGCCCCCCCAACGCCACCACAGAAACCGTGGAGGTTCACCACGTGTCCCAAACCGAATACGTGGACGAGGAAGACGAAGAGCCATGCCAACCCGAACCCGTCACCATCATCGACGGCCAAGATCAGAGTGTGAGCGTCAAGGACAGAATCAACCGCGCACGCGCCAGGCTCAGGCGCTTAGactcacaacaacaacaaagtccTCGTACTCCTCGAACCTTGCCGTCGCCGCATCGACAACAGATGTAA
- the LOC114370358 gene encoding uncharacterized protein LOC114370358: MAKSSSTTTPQKPFLNLDPLFLKTPSYTSLKDVLPFSAAACNSPAASHHQYVSIRNRLVKQAAWAYLQPMSISPSGPSGPHFFRHFYNRFSSPTHNNNPLTTCLSFIYRTLHRILHAIPCFLHVFEE; the protein is encoded by the coding sequence ATGGCCAagtcctcctccaccaccactccACAAAAACCTTTCCTCAACTTAGACCCACTCTTCTTGAAAACTCCTTCTTACACTTCCCTCAAAGACGTGCTTCCTTTCTCCGCCGCTGCTTGCAACTCCCCCGCCGCGAGCCACCACCAGTACGTGTCCATCCGCAACCGCCTCGTGAAGCAGGCCGCCTGGGCCTACCTCCAGCCCATGTCCATTTCCCCCAGCGGCCCATCAGGCCCACACTTCTTCCGCCACTTCTACAACAGATTCTCCTCCCCCACCCACAATAACAACCCTCTCACCACATGTCTCAGCTTTATATACCGAACCCTACACCGAATACTCCACGCTATCCCTTGCTTCCTTCATGTATTCGAAGAATAG